In Flavobacteriaceae bacterium, the following proteins share a genomic window:
- a CDS encoding glycosyltransferase encodes MDTSTVNIILQILHYLFFAFAFASIASYIILSVISARETIEYVKKNSFVNYKDILSSTISPSITIIAPAYNESLNIVENVRSLLSNHYVNYKVIIVNDGSDDDSLEKLIKAYDLEKVDYIVNEKIKTQPLREGVFKSKNPAFEKLTVIDKENGGKADALNVGLNISKSKYVACIDVDCLLLEDALQKMIKPFLEATDVRVIAAGGVIRIANSCVIKNGKLIDVNLPKSFLVQSQILEYLRAFLLGRMAWSRLNGLLVISGAFGIFDKEIAIAVGGYDTNTVGEDMEITVRMRRYMEEQNLKYRVSYIPDPLCWTEAPDSYKVLVSQRNRWARGTIETLKKHRKIGFNPKYGSFGLLSYPYWLLFERLAPIIEIIGIIYFTVLVVLQEVRWEYALCFTFMAYLFSVLFSIIAIYSEELTFHQYKKKGTGYKLVLISALEPFVLHPFVLYAAIKGNFDYYFNKKKKWGKMKRRGLVNTGV; translated from the coding sequence ATGGATACGAGTACAGTTAATATTATATTACAAATCTTACATTATTTGTTTTTTGCATTTGCATTTGCTTCAATTGCATCGTATATCATATTATCGGTAATTTCTGCAAGAGAAACTATAGAATATGTTAAGAAAAATAGTTTTGTTAATTATAAAGATATTTTATCTTCTACCATATCACCTTCAATAACCATAATAGCTCCTGCATATAATGAGAGCTTAAATATTGTCGAAAATGTAAGGTCTTTATTGTCTAATCATTATGTAAATTATAAAGTAATTATTGTAAATGATGGTAGTGATGATGATAGTTTAGAAAAATTAATTAAAGCTTACGATTTAGAGAAGGTAGATTATATTGTTAATGAAAAAATTAAAACACAACCTCTACGCGAAGGAGTGTTTAAATCTAAAAATCCAGCTTTTGAAAAACTCACAGTTATTGATAAAGAAAATGGAGGTAAGGCAGATGCTTTAAATGTAGGGCTTAATATTAGCAAAAGTAAATATGTTGCTTGTATAGATGTAGATTGCTTATTGCTGGAAGACGCACTTCAAAAAATGATTAAACCATTTCTTGAAGCTACAGATGTGAGAGTAATTGCTGCAGGAGGTGTTATCCGTATTGCGAATTCTTGTGTGATAAAAAATGGGAAACTAATAGATGTTAATTTGCCAAAAAGCTTTCTTGTTCAATCTCAAATTTTAGAATATTTAAGAGCATTTTTATTAGGAAGAATGGCGTGGAGCAGATTAAATGGTTTATTGGTAATTTCTGGTGCTTTCGGGATTTTTGATAAAGAAATTGCCATTGCGGTTGGTGGATACGATACTAATACTGTTGGAGAAGATATGGAAATTACGGTACGGATGAGACGGTATATGGAAGAACAGAATCTAAAATATAGAGTGTCTTATATTCCAGATCCGTTGTGTTGGACTGAGGCGCCAGATAGCTATAAAGTACTTGTATCTCAACGTAACAGATGGGCAAGAGGTACTATAGAGACTTTAAAAAAACATCGTAAAATTGGATTCAATCCAAAATACGGATCTTTTGGATTATTAAGCTACCCATATTGGTTACTCTTTGAGCGATTGGCTCCAATTATTGAAATAATAGGGATTATTTACTTTACTGTTTTAGTTGTATTACAAGAAGTAAGATGGGAGTATGCATTATGCTTTACATTTATGGCTTACCTGTTTTCAGTACTGTTTTCTATTATAGCCATTTATTCTGAAGAACTAACATTTCATCAATATAAAAAGAAAGGAACAGGATATAAATTAGTTTTAATAAGTGCTTTAGAACCCTTTGTGTTACACCCTTTTGTATTATATGCAGCTATTAAAGGAAACTTTGATTATTACTTTAATAAGAAAAAGAAATGGGGGAAAATGAAACGAAGAGGATTAGTTAATACTGGAGTATAA